One stretch of Pomacea canaliculata isolate SZHN2017 linkage group LG11, ASM307304v1, whole genome shotgun sequence DNA includes these proteins:
- the LOC112575198 gene encoding HRAS-like suppressor 3 — protein sequence MATMEVNMHNRTLLKSLREGDLIEFPRGLYSHWAVYVGNQQVIHLAGDDNDGLDAQVNFTHLTSFSGECYSKATVRVDNFLDVAGRDKAKRNNCLDGEKRPLSPQEIVQKAWSRLNDVGYNVLIKNCEHFATSCRYGEASSDQVDFWVKTAAIGATAALAGGLIAAVMTRDNKSKKQSQWR from the exons ATGGCGACCATGGAGGTCAATATGCACAACAGGACATTGCTGAAATCTCTCAGAGAAGGCGACTTAATCGAGTTTCCTCGTGGTCTTTATTCACACTGGGCTGTGTATGTAG GTAACCAACAAGTCATTCACCTGGCAGGCGATGACAATGACGGACTCGATGCACAGGTGAACTTTACTCACCTGACTAGTTTCAGTGGAGAGTGCTACAGCAAGGCGACTGTCCGCGTTGACAACTTCCTGGATGTTGCTGGAAGGGACAAggcaaaaagaaataactgtttGGATGGAGAAAAGCG CCCACTGTCTCCCCAAGAGATCGTACAGAAAGCCTGGTCTAGACTGAATGATGTTGGCTACAATGTCCTCATAAAGAACTGCGAGCACTTCGCCACCTCGTGTCGCTATGGGGAGGCCAGCAGTGACCAGGTGGACTTCTGGGTGAAGACAGCTGCCATTGGTGCCACAGCTGCTCTCGCAGGCGGTTTGATAGCAGCTGTTATGACGCGCGATAACAAGTCGAAGAAGCAGAGCCAATGGCGTTGA
- the LOC112575196 gene encoding uncharacterized protein LOC112575196: MAIQWLRCGHHVYVVSTWRGSRVASIMLYHLLLQAVNTLQSAGVSPGQPHLLLYHLYDGDEVKKAVNDLSQAAMGGSLYVIVDEVVGELSRSYRINNFQTLCKKLLKQVPRLHLWAGSCFHRHAPAGWQVEYLTRPLRSPPAVVREVEHVERITRHRAVKLYSERGVPDHTDGPPVTRLYHRGQGHSGRRPGDCVTCGREVASFLHSLRVGVTENSTTSSTTLTSTSGDTPPCLQWRDVLVLDWSDISDNWGMVTGLQEAGIPVRVMKDDDIEDVATARSDVVWVTDGRHVRGLERKVVVCLKYNDYDFVKSELLPRYIRVSPRLDLMSRCTSQLVIVCPLAA, translated from the exons atggccatacagtggctgcggtgtggtcaccacgtctacgttgtcagtacctGGAGGGGTAGTCGTGTAGCgagcatcatgttgtatcacctgttgctgcaggcAGTAAACACActacagtcagcaggtgtgtcacccggtcagcctcacctcctgctgtaTCATCTTTATGACGGTGACGAAGTgaagaaggccgtcaacgacttgtcacaggcggcgatgggagggtcgttgtacgtcatcgttGATGAAGTAGTGGGTGAGttgag tcGTAGTTACAGAATCAACAACTTCCAGACTTTGTGTAAGAAGCTGCTGAaacaagttcctcgtctccatctgtgggcgggaAGTTGTTTCCATAGacacgcacccgccggctggcaagtggaatatttaaccagacccctccgctctcctccggccgtcgtcagggaagtggAGCACGTCGAGAGGATCACTAGACACCGTGCTGTCAAGctgtacagtgagcgaggtgtacccgaccacacagacggcccgccagtcacacgactgtatcaccgaggtcagggtcactcaggtcgaaggccaggtgactgtgtcacgtgcggtcgtgaggtggccagcttcttacacagtctccgtgttggtgttacag aaaacagcacaacatcatctacaacattgacttCTACCAGCGGTGacacaccaccctgtctacagtggagagacgtccTGGTGTTGGACTGGTCTGACATTAGTGACAACTGGGGTATGGtgacaggactgcaagaagcgggtatcccagtgcgggtgatgaaggatgacgacatcgaggacgtggccacggcccgcagtgacgtggtgtgggtgacggaTGGACGTcatgttcgtggtctggagagaaaagtcgtcgtgtgtctgAAGTACAATGATTACGACTTTGTTAAATCTGAATTGTTACCACGGTACATCAGAGTTTCTccccgacttgacctcatgtcccgctgtacgtcacaacttgtgattgtctgcCCCTTAGCCGCCTGA